In Polyangiaceae bacterium, the genomic window AAGCGGCGCGCCAAGAGGTAGCGCCCCGCCGGCGTCGGACCAGCCTGGAATACCATCCGCGTCACGCCGAAGTGCTCCATCGCCCGCGCGAACGGGTGCGCGGGCGCGCTGCCGGTCAGCGGCGCGAGCCCGGACGCCGCCGCGGCGACCGGCGCAGGCGCTGGCGGCGCGACCCCGGCGGCAGCCTTGAGCGCGTCGAGCGCGGGCAGCGGCTCGGTCTCCCGGCGGTTCAGATGATCGACGAAGGCGAAGAATTCCGCGGGCGTCGTGAAGAAGCGGAGCAGGTTGTCCTCGGTCGGATCGTCGAACTCGACGACCAGCATCGCGAGCTGGTCACCGGCCCAGGTCACCCCGAAGTAGCTCATGCCGCCGCCGTCGGCGCCGAGCTGGAGGGTTTGCTCCGGATCGAACGCGCTGCCTCCGGGACCGCCCCGGGCACGCACCTCCTCCAGATCGATGCCGCCATGCTCGCAAGACATCTCGATGGTGGACCCGAGGCTCGGGACGACGCCCTCCGCTCCGACCGCGTACATGCTCAGCTCCCCCAGGTCGATGTTGTAGTCGTGACTGGCGAGCGCCTTCGCCAGCGCCTGCACGCACGGCGGAGCAGCGCCGAGCGCCACGCCGACGGCGCGACCGCGCGATGCCGTTTGGTTCTTGGCGATGAGCCGAGTGAATCCGTCGATGAGTCGTTGCATGTCTTCTCTCACTTTCTCGGGATGTCTTCCGCGATCACGCGGTCGGCGAGGATGGCGTGCGCCGCGTCGTTCAGGTGGATGCCGTCCCCGGAGTCGAGCTCAGGGAGGATGCTGCCGTCCGGCGCCGCCAGATCCGTCCAGAAGTCGATGCTCCTGTCGCCGAAGCGCGCGGCGATCGCGTCCCGCGCCTCGAAGAGCGCGTCGAGCTGGCTTTGCTGCGCGAAGTTTCGCGGCTGCGAGGTCGTCACCCAGAGCGCGACCTTCCGCTCGGCGGCCAGCGCCGCCACGCGCTCGTAGTTCTCGAGCTGCTCGGCCGTGGTGAAGCCGAAGAACTGATCGTTGCTCGGCAGGTTGATCACGATCGACCTGGGCTCGAGGCCGAGCGCGTGGGTGATGTTGTGCTCCGCCGCAGGCCCGGGCCGATTGGGCGGCGGCGCGTAGTCATCCGGTTGGATCTGGTAGGTGGTGTAGCCGCCCACCGCGAGGTTCTCGAGCTCGCAGTGAGCACACTCGCTCACGAGGTGTTGCCGGTAGCGGCTCACCCAGGTGTTCGCCGGATCGCTGGGGCCGATGCCGGCCGCCGTCGAGGAGCCGAGCACCACGATGCGGTGCGGGCCGGTCTCGGCAGGCGAGCCGCCTTCGTCGTCACCGCCGCAGGCGGTGACGAGCACGGCGAGCAGCAAGAGCACCCCTCGACCCACGCCTGGCTTTTTCTCATCGAACCCCGGCGTGCGCAAGCCGCGGCTCAGTCACCGGGCTTCGAATCGACGGCCACGTCCGGCTGGCTGCGCGGTCCGCGCTCGTCGCTCCACACGTCGAGGCGGCGCAGATCTTCCCAGACCTGCCCCGGCGAGGTGTAGCGGTACTGCTCGTGGCGACGCAGCATCACGCTGGCGATCTGCCCGATGGGGGTGCCCAGCGCCTCGGCGCGGGCGCGGGGCGTTCCCACTTGGATCTGCCGCATCACGTCCTCGTAGCCCGCCGAGAAATCGATCGGGTATTCCCCGGTGTGCATCGCGTACATCAGCATGCCGAGCTGGTAGAGATCGCTCTGCTTGGTCGTGTAGCCGCTGGCCAGCACCTCAGGAGCCATGATGCGGTGGTGAACGACCTTGGGCCGGACCGCGTGCTGGCCGTACATCTCCTGCGCGATGCCCAGATCGCTGACCTTGCAGATCAGCTTCTCACCCTGGACCATCAGGATGTTGCCGGCGTGCAGGTCGTTGTGCACGAGCTCGTTGTCGGCCAGGTACTGCACCGCGAACAGGAGCTGGCGCATGACCTCGACCACCAGGCGATCGGTGAAAGGCGTGCCGATCATGTCCTCGAGGGCGTGGTCGCACTTCTCGAGCACCAGGTAGAACAGGCCGCCGGCCTCGAAGAAGTCGAACACGTAGACGATGTTCGGGTGGCGCAGCCGGTACAGGCGC contains:
- a CDS encoding SGNH/GDSL hydrolase family protein; the protein is MGRGVLLLLAVLVTACGGDDEGGSPAETGPHRIVVLGSSTAAGIGPSDPANTWVSRYRQHLVSECAHCELENLAVGGYTTYQIQPDDYAPPPNRPGPAAEHNITHALGLEPRSIVINLPSNDQFFGFTTAEQLENYERVAALAAERKVALWVTTSQPRNFAQQSQLDALFEARDAIAARFGDRSIDFWTDLAAPDGSILPELDSGDGIHLNDAAHAILADRVIAEDIPRK
- a CDS encoding serine/threonine protein kinase gives rise to the protein MTGGVVISPRGFSYLLGHLIGDGSFGAVFDCVGPFDQQFALKVFQPANRPYLEVREEWMREAERLYRLRHPNIVYVFDFFEAGGLFYLVLEKCDHALEDMIGTPFTDRLVVEVMRQLLFAVQYLADNELVHNDLHAGNILMVQGEKLICKVSDLGIAQEMYGQHAVRPKVVHHRIMAPEVLASGYTTKQSDLYQLGMLMYAMHTGEYPIDFSAGYEDVMRQIQVGTPRARAEALGTPIGQIASVMLRRHEQYRYTSPGQVWEDLRRLDVWSDERGPRSQPDVAVDSKPGD